In the Brachionichthys hirsutus isolate HB-005 chromosome 13, CSIRO-AGI_Bhir_v1, whole genome shotgun sequence genome, TACAAGTATGtatcatttctatttttatttactcatgTCAGAAGTTTCATGAAGGCGAGCGCCCATAAGAGGACCCTTCGTTCTCCAGCTTGTTTCAGGTTCAAtctttgattggctgcttccCCCCCTCCGCTCCCCTCCACGCCGTGGACGCCGCCCTCCTATTggcccagcagctgcaggttgcTCCTCCCGCTGGAGTTTGTGAGTGGAACCAGCAGCACCGGGCTTTTCTCGGCGCGGGACGCGAGGCGGCTGCGGCTGCTCATGCTGCGCTGCTCCAGAGACAGACTCTCCTGCTTCCTGGAAAGATCCAGCGACATGCGGCCGTGATGGAGCTTCATCTTCTGCAGCGAtcgtctgggggggggcagagggagaaCCGTTCTAAGGGCTGCTTCTTAAATGAGTCTGGAACATCACTATGCAGCAAACCTGTGTTTGAACAGAGACTgaacgtaccccccccccccccccccatattcgTGCACTTTTTATGCTGAATCAACAAGAACATTTGGACTCACTGAGCTTCAGAGAGTTTCTGCTTCAGAGCCCTCATGCTGGCCTCCAGCTGATGGACCTCATTCATGAGGCTGCGCTGCACCtgcagaggatgatgatgaatatatttattagatagaatgttagagtacaagtagagtcacacagtagcatgtattacagtacaaatacagtcaaacatccggtctaagaggagcatttctaaaaagcccttgcggtcttgtttccgttgaaagtccttcatacataaatcatccacatttaacaatacaaataaaaataaaaccaatattaaattactcaattgatgcaaaataacattagaaaaataaaatgattttacaccaccgatgcaaactaacaataaatctaaaataaattacaccacagatacaaaatgacaacgaattacaataaattacataaattacaataaattacaataaattacaaagacacataatatgtgcaacgtaggtggacaaaagggggtggggggggttgatccggagagagtcgtgatgactatctccgggGGGACGCCGTGAATGCTAATGATCCACCCGGCGCTGTTACCCCCACACGCTTACCTCATCGCTGCACAGGTCCATGCCGGGCCTGCCGGTCCGGTTCTCCAGGCGGGTGTGGGCCAGTTTCAAGGAGGCGGACTTGGCCTGCAGATCCGCATCCAGCCCGTGGATGTCGCGCTCCATTTCTGTCATTTCATCTTCAGTCTGCAAGTAGAGACcaaaaaaatcccccccccaaaataaaataaaacatacaccTGCAGgggtaaatataaatacaaatacccGACATCTTACACATTTCATCTGCCACCCCAGCTCACTGCAGGCCCGCTCCTCGTCGTGAGTCCGCTTACGAAGAGCGAACTCTGTGGCCCTGCGCTGAACGTCCAACTCGTTCTGCAGCTACGAAACACACAATGGGTTTAACCACAGAACCTGGAACGCAGATCGGGTCACAGCACTCCCAGAATAATGTCAGATCCAGGAGAGAAACAGATTAAACGTGCACGTTACGATGCGTGCATATCGTGTTTCTATCAGTCCGAGCATAAAGTGATTTTTCAAATATGAAGCTCTAAAGGTCAAAAGGCCGAACGCTGGAGTTGCTGCGCTGCGCCATGCTAGCCGCCGCATGGCCGATGCTGCtgatgcgtgcgtgcgtgcgtgcgtgcgtgcgtgcgtgcgtgcacctGGGCTCTGGTGAGGCTCGTGTCCTCCCTCATCTGCTCGGACGTCTGCATGTCCTCGTGGGCACGAGCCACGTTACGCTGGCTGAACCGGAGCCACTCCTGCGGCGTGGACGCCCTGCCGCGACGACAAGCGGGTTAGCGAGGACAAAAGACATCTCGCTGCGTTCTGAACGGAAAAACCCACAGAAGTGAAGTACCCTGGTGGTGCGCGGGTCGGGTTGGTCTTCAGCGATATCTGAGGGGACTCGACGGTCAGTGAAAGGCAGCACATATCGATGTCCAGGGCGTCCATCTTGTCCTGGATGTCAGCGGTCAGACGGTGGCGAGTCTCCTGCAAAACACTGGGGGCGGGATCAGAGGGGCTTCCGGCGAACCGGCGGCAGGAAGCGGCCGTTCCGCAGCTTCCGTCTCTCACCACAGCTGCTCAAAGGCTCGGTCGGCGTGCTGCTGCAGGGCCTGCTGCACGCTCTCAATCAGCGCCACCTCCCTTTTCAGGTGCTCGTCGACGGGGTCGGCGACGCGCTCGCGCCCTCGCCGCCCGTCCCTCAACGTCAGACACTCGGTGCTGACCTCCAGAGGAAGGCCGGTCGCAGCCAGGGCCTGCTCGGTGAGCTCCTTCGCCTGACCCGGCACACGGCGAGGGCGCACAAGGCGGAAAGGTTAACGAGTCTGAGTCTTACTAGGATCGGAAAACAAGGATCTTTGGATGAATCACCAATGTCAGCGCCGCCATTTCTTCATCCACCCTCTGTGCGCAGGTTTCCAGCGCCTCTTTCCACC is a window encoding:
- the tekt2 gene encoding tektin-2 → MSHLPVKPGLHHGVAAWQSNNQQLSAAARQERHASRAIRQEGRSLRDGASCEATWDESHTSRRLSDRAWDVARWKEALETCAQRVDEEMAALTLAKELTEQALAATGLPLEVSTECLTLRDGRRGRERVADPVDEHLKREVALIESVQQALQQHADRAFEQLCVLQETRHRLTADIQDKMDALDIDMCCLSLTVESPQISLKTNPTRAPPGASTPQEWLRFSQRNVARAHEDMQTSEQMREDTSLTRAQLQNELDVQRRATEFALRKRTHDEERACSELGWQMKCTEDEMTEMERDIHGLDADLQAKSASLKLAHTRLENRTGRPGMDLCSDEVQRSLMNEVHQLEASMRALKQKLSEAQRSLQKMKLHHGRMSLDLSRKQESLSLEQRSMSSRSRLASRAEKSPVLLVPLTNSSGRSNLQLLGQ